The genomic stretch TCAATATCTCAGTTGCCTTTGATTCTGCATCAATTATCATCTTCTGAATCTCCTGGTCCATGACCCAGGCCATCTCCTCGCTGTAGCGTTTAGGTAGTGACAGTTCCCTGCCAAGGAACGGATGTTCTTCTCCACGGCCGAGATTTACAGGAC from Nitrospirota bacterium encodes the following:
- a CDS encoding cell division protein FtsH encodes the protein PVNLGRGEEHPFLGRELSLPKRYSEEMAWVMDQEIQKMIIDAESKATEILSGKRAALDALAEALIKEEILDRADVERIIEGSKE